In a single window of the Desulfuromonas sp. genome:
- a CDS encoding VOC family protein, whose translation MEYKMIHSCIRVMDLEKSEKFYQEAFGFEIARRLDFPEHKFTLSYLRAPGGGFELELTWNHDQEKPYEMGNGYSHLAVGVKDLEGSHRRHQEMGLDPKPLKGLAGGEARFYFLADPDGYMVEVVRT comes from the coding sequence ATGGAATACAAGATGATCCACTCCTGCATCCGGGTCATGGACCTGGAGAAATCCGAAAAGTTCTACCAGGAGGCCTTCGGGTTCGAAATCGCCCGGCGGCTCGATTTTCCCGAGCACAAGTTCACCCTCTCCTACCTGAGGGCCCCGGGGGGCGGCTTCGAGCTGGAACTGACCTGGAACCACGACCAGGAAAAACCCTACGAAATGGGCAACGGCTATTCCCACCTGGCCGTCGGCGTCAAGGACCTCGAAGGCTCCCACCGGCGTCACCAGGAGATGGGCCTCGACCCCAAGCCCCTCAAGGGGCTGGCCGGCGGGGAGGCCCGGTTCTACTTCCTGGCCGATCCCGACGGGTACATGGTCGAGGTCGTGAGGACATGA